The Gemmatimonadota bacterium genome contains a region encoding:
- a CDS encoding HD domain-containing phosphohydrolase: protein MSGDPTAAAGLFLTGLGQSLSALGLYREGHPAREKAVDLAYDRLVTLVADPGRLPFTFLDDEVLVGERRIAELRGWSWAPKLAAAGVQRLEFVSEPTREEFVAFLEDIHDRVAGHGPSSAESRPAATGPIRWGAVSVVATSIPADQAARTGPIRLEEEAGAVQWIHEALTSTGKLPLAEAEAVVRSLAVAMRGDQRLLVPLLRLRSFDEYTTTHSLNVSVLAMALAEHLELASADVRAFGVAGLLHDIGKVRIPKDILNKPGKLTEQEREVMNRHPLDGAAIILEHEDDLDLAAVVAYEHHIMIDGGGYPALHYPRQCHHGSHVVHVCDVYDALRTKRPYRDAWPAPKVLSYIEERAGTEFHPDIARAFLGMMAEWEAVEIGLGPDEGGG, encoded by the coding sequence TTGAGCGGCGATCCCACCGCCGCCGCCGGACTCTTCCTGACCGGTCTCGGCCAGTCCCTGTCCGCGCTTGGTCTCTATCGCGAAGGCCACCCAGCGAGGGAGAAGGCCGTCGACCTGGCCTACGACCGGCTCGTCACCCTGGTGGCCGATCCGGGACGGCTCCCGTTCACGTTCCTCGACGATGAGGTTCTGGTCGGAGAACGCCGGATAGCGGAGCTGCGAGGCTGGAGCTGGGCTCCGAAGCTGGCCGCCGCGGGGGTGCAGAGGCTGGAGTTCGTCTCGGAGCCCACCCGCGAGGAGTTCGTCGCTTTCCTCGAGGACATACACGACCGTGTCGCTGGTCATGGCCCATCGTCCGCCGAAAGTCGGCCAGCCGCGACTGGGCCGATTCGGTGGGGCGCGGTGTCCGTTGTGGCAACGTCGATCCCGGCAGATCAAGCGGCGCGCACGGGGCCCATCAGGCTCGAGGAGGAGGCCGGCGCGGTTCAGTGGATCCACGAGGCGCTGACCAGTACTGGCAAGCTACCGCTCGCCGAGGCGGAAGCCGTAGTTCGATCCCTGGCCGTGGCCATGCGCGGTGATCAGAGGCTCCTGGTGCCGCTGCTCCGGCTCCGCAGCTTCGACGAGTACACGACCACGCATTCGCTCAACGTCTCCGTCCTGGCCATGGCGCTCGCCGAACACCTGGAGTTGGCCAGCGCGGACGTGCGCGCGTTCGGCGTCGCCGGGCTTCTGCACGACATCGGCAAGGTCCGCATTCCGAAGGACATCCTGAACAAGCCCGGCAAGCTCACCGAGCAGGAACGCGAGGTGATGAATCGCCACCCGCTGGACGGCGCTGCGATCATCCTGGAGCACGAGGATGACCTGGACCTGGCGGCAGTGGTGGCCTACGAGCACCACATCATGATCGACGGCGGAGGATACCCCGCGCTGCACTATCCCCGGCAGTGCCATCACGGCAGCCACGTGGTGCACGTGTGCGATGTCTACGACGCGCTGCGAACCAAGAGGCCGTACCGGGACGCCTGGCCCGCCCCCAAGGTGCTCTCTTACATAGAGGAGCGGGCGGGCACGGAATTCCACCCGGACATCGCCCGGGCGTTCCTGGGGATGATGGCTGAGTGGGAGGCCGTGGAGATCGGCCTGGGGCCCGACGAGGGAGGAGGCTAG